Proteins from a genomic interval of Sphingopyxis sp. QXT-31:
- a CDS encoding aspartyl/asparaginyl beta-hydroxylase domain-containing protein, with translation MYPNPRKTTSIRRLGSVDIAALKQAVAAIPETLWQAENADKPNRFEALDATAHIVFRFVANMRDWRTDYARPLWDEWEALLAPVMAAATADYGYQNGIFPRVMLARMPAGGVIQPHRDANPAAKWPHKIHVPIETNDRVLFRIDGQTYHIAEGEAAEVNNMGVHAVTNGGDTPRIHLIFEYYDADQPAPDWLAALTGQPA, from the coding sequence ATGTACCCCAATCCCCGCAAGACGACGAGCATCCGGCGCCTCGGCAGCGTCGACATCGCCGCGCTCAAGCAGGCGGTGGCGGCGATTCCGGAAACATTGTGGCAGGCCGAGAATGCCGACAAGCCGAACCGGTTCGAGGCGCTCGACGCCACCGCGCATATCGTCTTTCGCTTCGTTGCGAACATGCGCGACTGGCGCACCGACTATGCGCGGCCGCTGTGGGACGAGTGGGAGGCGCTGCTCGCGCCGGTGATGGCGGCGGCGACCGCGGACTATGGCTATCAGAACGGCATATTCCCCCGCGTGATGCTGGCGCGCATGCCGGCCGGCGGGGTGATCCAGCCGCACCGCGACGCCAATCCCGCGGCGAAATGGCCGCACAAGATCCATGTCCCCATCGAGACCAACGACCGGGTGCTCTTCCGCATCGACGGCCAGACCTATCATATCGCCGAGGGCGAGGCGGCCGAGGTCAATAATATGGGGGTTCATGCGGTGACCAACGGCGGCGATACGCCGCGCATCCACCTGATCTTCGAATATTATGACGCCGACCAGCCGGCACCGGACTGGCTCGCGGCGCTGACCGGGCAGCCCGCCTAG
- a CDS encoding TonB-dependent receptor plug domain-containing protein, giving the protein MKTLVDSRSLRLGAAPLALALALSAAPAVAQEAPVGAAAAGETADDGEAIVVTGSRIARPEADSPNPVTSINSETIQQSGLTNLTDLLVQNPALLGSSTTADAGGSTALFGGVGINLLNLRNLGTERTLVLVNGRRHISGITGTASVDINTIPNALIERIDVLTGGVSAVYGADGVSGVVNFVLKRDFEGIDARFQTGISSRGDANNIYGSLTAGTNFSDDRGNIAVSYEYNRDSRVPASARKSGRNLDLFSFRRNLADFPDDPSIVDRILYNDIRYADSSPGGAVDVDIDFSPDFTGEGTIYDLGTPIPGSGGVVQGGSSTPIAGYQGDLQPKTEKHNVNLLGSYEFSDALRFFVEAKYVKTRNFSFAQPSFDFFTTIQADNPFIPAAIRGAIVPDALSLGIFGDVGFLPDGVLVSRDNFDLGVRGEYAERDTYRGVIGVDGELTDNLKYEVSYVYGQTKTRFLSTNYRLRDRYFAAIDAVDQGQFLTGTPNGNIVCRSSLDPTAPGNDPNGIIIGADTTPITFTPGANSGCVPLNIFGEGSPSAAALDWINVDLENRIKVQQHVVSASISGDTGAVFELPGGPIGFALGAEYRKEKSNFVPDPFLVQDALADLAAQFPERGSFDVKEAFAEINIPVLRDMPFADILQFGAAIRFSDYSTIGTTTTWKVDGTWGPVRDIRFRGTYSEAVRAPNLTELFAPQNGAFSFIDDPCDPSNLAEGTSFRVANCNATLTALGVDPATFNPANDPQATASLPGRTIGTPFLDEETAKTWTAGVVLRPSFIPGLVATFDWYDIKIANAITTATAQDLADACVDQPTLDNQFCDLITRDPTTGFVSDYLLRPLNVSEFATSGADFTVNYAFRPSDSLGQFNVRLAGGYLDKLTFISTPGAEVDDDRTEAFAPKWNGTLDITWVKDNWSLNYGVNYFSKTRRFTTEQIEANPDLVDPKYIFYREKWEHDVQLGFKTDDERFQFYAGVNNLFGRDPDVGELNYPSSFRGRYVYAGVKVNLASLGL; this is encoded by the coding sequence GTGAAAACACTCGTCGATTCGCGAAGCCTGCGCCTTGGCGCCGCGCCGCTCGCCCTCGCCCTGGCGCTCTCCGCCGCCCCCGCTGTTGCGCAGGAGGCGCCCGTTGGCGCGGCCGCAGCCGGCGAAACCGCCGACGACGGCGAAGCCATCGTCGTCACCGGATCGCGCATCGCGCGCCCCGAGGCCGATTCGCCCAACCCCGTGACCTCGATCAACAGCGAGACGATCCAGCAGTCGGGCCTCACCAACCTCACCGACCTGCTCGTCCAGAACCCCGCGCTGCTCGGGTCGAGCACCACCGCCGATGCGGGCGGTTCGACCGCACTGTTCGGCGGGGTGGGCATCAACCTGCTCAACCTGCGCAACCTCGGCACCGAACGCACGCTGGTGCTGGTCAACGGCCGCCGCCATATCTCGGGCATCACCGGCACCGCGTCGGTCGACATCAACACCATCCCCAATGCGCTGATCGAGCGCATCGACGTGCTCACCGGCGGCGTGTCGGCGGTCTATGGCGCCGACGGCGTGTCGGGCGTGGTCAATTTCGTGCTCAAGCGCGATTTCGAAGGGATCGACGCGCGCTTTCAGACGGGCATCTCGTCGCGCGGCGACGCGAACAACATCTACGGCTCGCTGACCGCGGGGACCAATTTCTCGGACGACCGCGGCAATATCGCGGTGTCGTACGAATATAACCGCGATTCGCGTGTGCCCGCCAGCGCGCGCAAATCCGGGCGCAACCTCGATCTGTTCAGCTTCCGCCGCAACCTCGCCGACTTTCCCGACGATCCGAGCATCGTCGACCGCATCCTCTACAACGACATCCGCTACGCCGACAGCTCGCCCGGCGGCGCGGTCGACGTCGACATCGACTTCTCGCCCGATTTCACCGGCGAGGGGACGATCTACGACCTCGGCACGCCGATTCCGGGATCGGGCGGCGTCGTGCAGGGGGGCAGCAGCACCCCGATCGCGGGCTATCAGGGCGACCTCCAGCCCAAGACCGAGAAGCATAATGTCAATCTGCTCGGCAGCTACGAGTTCAGCGACGCGCTCCGTTTCTTCGTCGAAGCCAAATATGTGAAGACGAGGAATTTCTCCTTCGCGCAGCCGTCGTTCGACTTCTTCACCACGATCCAGGCCGACAACCCCTTCATTCCCGCCGCGATCCGGGGCGCCATCGTGCCCGATGCGTTGTCGCTCGGAATCTTCGGCGATGTCGGCTTCCTTCCCGACGGCGTTCTCGTCAGCCGCGACAATTTCGACCTCGGCGTGCGCGGTGAATATGCCGAACGCGACACCTATCGCGGGGTGATCGGCGTCGACGGCGAACTGACCGACAATCTCAAATATGAGGTCAGCTATGTCTATGGCCAGACCAAGACGCGCTTCCTGAGCACCAATTACCGCTTGCGCGACCGCTATTTCGCCGCGATCGACGCCGTCGACCAGGGCCAGTTCCTGACGGGCACGCCTAATGGCAATATCGTCTGCCGCTCGTCGCTCGATCCGACCGCGCCCGGCAACGACCCCAATGGGATCATCATCGGGGCCGACACCACGCCGATCACCTTCACCCCCGGTGCGAACAGCGGCTGCGTGCCGCTCAACATCTTCGGCGAAGGTTCGCCGAGCGCCGCGGCGCTCGACTGGATCAACGTCGATCTCGAAAACCGGATCAAGGTCCAGCAGCATGTCGTCAGCGCCTCGATCTCGGGCGACACCGGCGCGGTGTTCGAACTGCCCGGCGGGCCGATCGGTTTCGCGCTCGGCGCCGAATACCGGAAGGAAAAGTCGAACTTCGTCCCCGACCCCTTCCTCGTCCAGGATGCGCTCGCCGACCTTGCGGCACAATTCCCCGAACGCGGCAGCTTCGACGTCAAGGAAGCTTTCGCCGAAATCAACATTCCGGTGCTGCGCGACATGCCCTTCGCCGACATATTGCAATTCGGCGCCGCGATCCGTTTCTCGGACTATTCGACGATCGGGACCACGACGACGTGGAAGGTCGATGGTACCTGGGGTCCGGTCCGCGATATCCGCTTCCGCGGTACCTATTCGGAAGCGGTGCGCGCACCGAACCTGACCGAACTGTTCGCCCCGCAGAACGGCGCCTTCTCGTTCATCGACGATCCGTGCGATCCCAGCAATCTCGCCGAAGGCACGTCGTTCCGCGTGGCGAACTGCAACGCGACGCTGACCGCGCTCGGCGTCGATCCGGCGACCTTCAATCCGGCGAACGACCCGCAGGCGACCGCGTCGCTGCCGGGCCGCACGATCGGCACGCCCTTCCTCGATGAGGAAACGGCCAAGACCTGGACCGCGGGTGTGGTGCTGCGGCCGAGCTTCATTCCGGGGCTTGTCGCGACCTTCGACTGGTACGACATCAAGATCGCCAATGCGATCACGACGGCGACGGCGCAGGATCTGGCCGACGCCTGCGTCGACCAGCCGACGCTCGACAACCAGTTCTGCGACCTGATCACCCGCGATCCAACGACGGGCTTCGTCTCGGACTATCTGTTGCGGCCGCTCAACGTCTCGGAATTCGCGACCTCGGGCGCCGACTTCACGGTCAACTACGCCTTCCGACCGAGCGACAGCCTGGGCCAGTTCAACGTGCGGCTGGCGGGCGGTTATCTCGACAAGCTGACGTTCATCTCGACCCCGGGGGCCGAGGTCGACGACGACCGCACCGAGGCGTTCGCGCCGAAGTGGAACGGCACGCTCGACATCACCTGGGTGAAGGACAATTGGTCGCTGAACTATGGCGTCAATTATTTCAGCAAGACGCGGCGCTTCACCACCGAGCAGATCGAGGCGAACCCTGATCTCGTCGATCCGAAGTATATCTTCTATCGCGAGAAATGGGAGCATGACGTCCAGCTCGGCTTCAAGACCGACGACGAGCGCTTCCAGTTCTATGCCGGCGTGAACAACCTCTTCGGGCGCGACCCCGACGTCGGCGAGCTCAACTATCCGTCGAGCTTCCGCGGGCGCTATGTCTATGCCGGGGTGAAGGTGAATTTGGCGAGCCTGGGGCTTTAA
- a CDS encoding tetratricopeptide repeat-containing sulfotransferase family protein → MTVTDRLRAAYAAYAKGDFAAAKAQGEAALAAQPTNPTVLQLLGVVSCQTGAPRQGADYLRRAIAHGGDTSDNRINLARALSDLGEFDEAARVCAEGDLAGSADLQSMQAQIMKAQGRTTEAVWAYEKLVSENPKDFDAWNNLGNARHEMGDLEGALQALQQARQIDAQSSLLHTNMGRVLISMDRYEEACLLLEKAALLAPKDPAPLLELGRTLTSINHVEAGLRALGDAARLAPSDPKIFLAIAVAFLDLENNAQAERALRFAVNADPRFVPGYLNLGILFEKANRVDELRALIAAAEAAGLAGDEIDYLRALLLSRDGDRAAALDLVRDLQSPAINPSIKAQFAGQLADRLGRTDDAMYFYEDMNQAQARSPMGVGVDRSAYQRAIARLDEQTTPAWFADWAAPPLPAERPAPAFLVGFPRSGTTLLDTILMGNSGAHVLEELPIIEGLSKSLGDLDAIRALDAAAVADLRRRYFAELDKLSPPPPGKLVIDKNPLSMIRIPLIHRLFPDAKIILAMRHPCDVVLSCYIQNFKPTEAMASFLDLANASRTYDRIFHYWETCRAVFPIDMHMLRYEAMVADAGAATRPLFDFLGLDWEEDALDHQKTAAARGYIRTPSYAQVLEPIYSSASGRWKRYEAQMREVLPILAPWVERYGYRLD, encoded by the coding sequence ATGACCGTTACCGACAGATTGCGCGCCGCTTATGCCGCCTATGCCAAGGGCGATTTCGCCGCGGCAAAGGCGCAGGGCGAAGCCGCGCTGGCCGCCCAGCCGACCAATCCCACCGTCCTCCAGCTGCTCGGCGTCGTGAGCTGCCAGACCGGCGCGCCGCGGCAGGGCGCCGACTATCTGCGCCGCGCGATCGCACATGGCGGCGACACGAGCGACAACCGGATCAACCTGGCGCGTGCGCTGTCCGACCTTGGCGAGTTCGACGAGGCGGCGCGTGTCTGCGCCGAGGGCGACCTTGCCGGATCGGCCGACTTGCAGTCGATGCAGGCTCAGATCATGAAGGCGCAAGGCCGCACCACCGAAGCGGTCTGGGCCTATGAAAAGCTCGTCTCCGAAAATCCGAAGGACTTCGATGCCTGGAACAATCTGGGCAATGCGCGGCACGAGATGGGCGATCTCGAGGGCGCGCTGCAGGCGCTGCAGCAGGCGCGGCAGATCGACGCGCAATCGTCGCTCCTCCACACCAATATGGGCCGCGTGCTGATCTCGATGGACCGCTATGAGGAGGCGTGCCTGCTGCTCGAAAAGGCGGCGCTGCTCGCACCCAAGGATCCGGCGCCGCTGCTCGAGCTGGGGCGGACGCTGACGAGCATCAACCATGTCGAAGCAGGTCTCCGCGCGCTCGGCGACGCGGCGCGGCTCGCCCCCTCCGATCCCAAGATCTTCCTCGCGATCGCGGTCGCCTTCCTCGATCTCGAGAATAATGCCCAGGCCGAACGCGCGCTGCGCTTCGCGGTCAACGCCGATCCGCGCTTCGTCCCCGGCTACCTCAACCTCGGCATCCTGTTCGAAAAGGCCAACCGCGTCGACGAACTGCGCGCGCTGATCGCCGCGGCCGAGGCGGCGGGACTCGCGGGCGACGAGATCGATTATCTGCGCGCGCTGCTGCTCAGCCGCGACGGCGACCGCGCCGCGGCGCTCGACCTCGTGCGCGACCTGCAATCGCCCGCGATCAATCCGTCGATCAAGGCGCAATTCGCGGGGCAGCTTGCCGATCGCCTCGGCCGCACCGACGATGCGATGTATTTCTACGAGGATATGAACCAGGCGCAGGCGCGCAGCCCGATGGGCGTCGGGGTCGACCGCAGCGCGTACCAGCGCGCGATCGCGCGCCTCGACGAGCAGACGACGCCGGCGTGGTTCGCCGACTGGGCCGCGCCGCCGCTGCCCGCCGAACGCCCCGCACCGGCCTTCCTCGTCGGTTTTCCGCGCTCGGGGACGACGCTGCTCGACACGATCCTGATGGGCAACAGCGGCGCGCATGTGCTCGAGGAGCTGCCGATCATCGAGGGCCTGTCGAAGTCGCTCGGCGATCTCGACGCGATCCGCGCGCTCGACGCCGCCGCGGTTGCCGATCTGCGCCGCCGCTATTTCGCCGAACTCGACAAATTGTCGCCCCCGCCGCCCGGCAAGCTGGTGATCGACAAGAATCCGCTGTCGATGATCCGCATTCCGCTGATCCACCGGCTGTTTCCCGACGCGAAGATCATCCTCGCGATGCGTCATCCGTGCGACGTCGTGCTCAGCTGCTATATCCAGAATTTCAAGCCGACCGAGGCGATGGCGAGCTTCCTCGACCTCGCCAACGCCAGCCGCACCTACGACCGCATCTTCCATTATTGGGAGACGTGCCGGGCGGTCTTCCCGATCGATATGCATATGCTGCGTTACGAGGCGATGGTCGCCGACGCGGGCGCGGCGACGCGGCCGCTGTTCGACTTCCTCGGTCTCGATTGGGAAGAGGATGCGCTCGACCACCAGAAGACCGCCGCGGCGCGCGGCTATATCCGCACGCCGAGCTATGCGCAGGTGCTCGAGCCCATCTATTCGTCGGCGAGCGGGCGCTGGAAGCGCTACGAGGCGCAGATGCGCGAAGTGCTGCCGATCCTCGCGCCGTGGGTCGAGCGCTATGGCTATCGTCTCGACTGA
- the clpB gene encoding ATP-dependent chaperone ClpB, which translates to MNLEKFTDRAKGFLQAAQTIAIRLNHQRISPEHIAKALLEDNQGMAAGLIAKSGGDAARAVQGVDALLAKVPAVSGSGAQATPGLDNDAVRLLDQAEQVAAKAGDGFVTVERLLLAMVLAAGTPVAKALADAGVKADALNAAINELRGGRSADTASAEDRYEALKKFARDLTEVAREGKLDPVIGRDEEIRRTVQILARRTKNNPVLIGEPGVGKTAIAEGLALRIVNGDVPDSLKDRRLLSLDMGSLIAGAKYRGEFEERLKGVLDDVKAAEGEIILFIDEMHTLVGAGKSEGAMDASNLLKPALARGELHCIGATTLDEYRKHVEKDPALQRRFQPVFVGEPTVEDSISILRGIKEKYELHHGVRITDGAIVAAATLSNRYISDRFLPDKAIDLMDEAASRIRMEVESKPEEIESLDRRIIQMKIEEAALSKESDEASRDRLAALRAELANLEQQSAELTQKWQAEKEKIHAEAKIKEELDAARSALEQAQRAGDLAKAGELSYGTIPALERQLEEAQAISSNAMLREEVTADDIAAVVSKWTGIPVDRMMEGEREKLLGMEDTLTQRVIGQDEAVRAVSTAVRRARAGLQDPNRPLGSFLFLGPTGVGKTELTKALARFLFDDDNAMVRIDMSEFMEKHSVARLVGAPPGYVGYEEGGTLTEAVRRRPYQVVLFDEVEKAHPDVFNILLQVLDDGRLTDGQGRTVDFTNTLIILTSNLGSQAIAALPDDAPIEQAEPAVMEIVRAHFRPEFLNRLDEIVLFNRLAQRHMAGIVDIQVARVQKLLTDRKVTLDLTDAARAWLGRVGYDPVYGARPLKRAVQKYLQDPLADLILKGEVKDGSTIRVDEGDGALKLTPA; encoded by the coding sequence ATGAACCTCGAAAAATTCACCGACCGCGCCAAGGGCTTTTTGCAGGCGGCGCAGACCATCGCGATCCGTTTGAACCACCAGCGGATCTCGCCCGAGCATATCGCGAAAGCGCTGCTCGAAGACAATCAGGGCATGGCCGCCGGGTTGATCGCCAAGAGCGGCGGCGATGCCGCGCGCGCGGTGCAGGGCGTCGACGCGCTGCTCGCCAAGGTTCCGGCGGTGTCGGGTTCGGGCGCGCAAGCGACGCCCGGGCTCGACAACGACGCGGTGCGCCTGCTCGACCAGGCCGAACAGGTCGCCGCCAAGGCGGGCGACGGCTTCGTCACCGTCGAGCGGCTGCTGCTCGCTATGGTACTCGCCGCCGGCACCCCGGTCGCCAAGGCCCTCGCCGATGCCGGCGTGAAGGCCGACGCGCTCAACGCCGCGATCAACGAACTGCGCGGCGGGCGCTCCGCCGACACCGCCTCGGCCGAAGACCGCTACGAAGCGCTCAAGAAATTTGCGCGCGACCTCACCGAAGTCGCGCGCGAGGGCAAGCTCGACCCGGTGATCGGCCGCGACGAGGAAATCCGTCGCACCGTCCAGATCCTCGCCCGCCGCACCAAGAACAACCCCGTCCTCATCGGCGAACCCGGCGTCGGCAAGACCGCGATCGCCGAAGGGCTGGCGCTGCGCATCGTCAATGGCGACGTGCCCGACAGTTTAAAGGACCGCCGCCTGCTGTCGCTCGACATGGGGTCGCTGATCGCCGGCGCCAAATATCGCGGCGAGTTCGAGGAGCGCCTCAAGGGCGTGCTCGACGACGTCAAGGCCGCCGAGGGCGAGATCATCCTGTTCATCGACGAGATGCACACGCTGGTCGGTGCGGGCAAATCCGAAGGCGCGATGGACGCCTCGAACCTGCTCAAGCCTGCGCTCGCTCGCGGCGAGCTCCACTGCATCGGCGCGACGACGCTCGACGAATATCGCAAGCATGTCGAAAAGGACCCCGCGCTCCAGCGGCGCTTCCAGCCCGTCTTCGTCGGCGAGCCGACGGTCGAGGATTCGATCTCGATCCTGCGCGGCATCAAGGAAAAGTACGAGCTGCACCACGGCGTGCGGATCACCGACGGCGCGATCGTCGCCGCGGCGACGCTGTCGAACCGCTATATCTCCGACCGCTTCCTGCCCGACAAGGCGATCGACCTGATGGACGAGGCCGCGAGCCGCATCCGCATGGAGGTGGAGTCCAAGCCCGAGGAAATCGAGAGCCTCGACCGCCGCATCATCCAGATGAAGATCGAGGAAGCCGCACTGTCGAAGGAAAGCGACGAAGCGTCGAGGGACCGGCTCGCCGCGCTCCGCGCCGAACTCGCAAACCTCGAACAGCAGTCGGCCGAACTGACGCAAAAGTGGCAGGCCGAGAAGGAAAAGATCCACGCCGAGGCGAAGATCAAGGAAGAGCTCGACGCGGCGCGCTCGGCGCTCGAACAGGCGCAGCGCGCGGGCGACCTTGCGAAGGCGGGCGAGCTATCCTACGGCACCATTCCCGCGCTCGAACGGCAGCTCGAAGAGGCGCAGGCCATCTCCAGCAATGCAATGCTGCGCGAAGAGGTCACCGCCGACGATATCGCCGCGGTGGTCAGCAAATGGACCGGCATCCCCGTCGACCGCATGATGGAAGGCGAGCGCGAGAAATTGCTCGGTATGGAAGACACGCTGACCCAGCGCGTGATCGGCCAGGACGAAGCCGTGCGCGCGGTATCGACCGCGGTCCGCCGCGCCCGCGCCGGGCTGCAGGACCCCAACCGCCCGCTCGGCTCCTTCCTCTTCCTCGGCCCCACGGGCGTCGGCAAGACCGAGCTCACCAAGGCGCTCGCGCGATTCCTGTTCGACGACGACAATGCGATGGTCCGCATCGACATGTCCGAGTTCATGGAGAAGCACAGCGTCGCGCGGCTCGTCGGCGCGCCGCCGGGCTATGTCGGCTATGAAGAAGGCGGCACGCTGACCGAAGCGGTGCGCCGCCGCCCATACCAGGTCGTGCTGTTCGACGAGGTGGAGAAGGCGCATCCCGACGTGTTCAACATCCTGCTCCAGGTGCTCGACGACGGGCGCCTCACCGACGGGCAGGGCCGCACGGTCGACTTCACCAACACGCTGATCATCCTGACCTCGAACCTCGGCAGCCAGGCGATCGCCGCGCTGCCCGACGATGCGCCGATCGAACAGGCCGAACCCGCTGTGATGGAAATCGTGCGCGCGCATTTCCGGCCCGAGTTCCTGAACCGGCTCGACGAGATCGTGCTCTTCAACCGCCTCGCGCAGCGGCATATGGCGGGTATCGTCGATATCCAGGTCGCACGCGTCCAGAAATTGCTCACCGACCGCAAGGTGACGCTCGACCTCACCGACGCCGCGCGCGCCTGGCTCGGCCGCGTCGGCTATGACCCGGTCTATGGCGCGCGCCCGCTGAAGCGCGCGGTGCAGAAATATCTGCAGGACCCGCTCGCCGACCTGATCCTGAAGGGCGAGGTCAAGGACGGATCGACGATCCGGGTCGACGAAGGCGACGGGGCGCTGAAACTGACCCCGGCTTGA
- a CDS encoding sulfotransferase family 2 domain-containing protein: MIVSHKHRFIFVAIPKTGTHSVRHALRGHMGEEDMEQARLFVEKSFPIPEIARMGHGHISFAEVRPFLGEEAFQSYFKFAFVRNPFDRFVSYCAFATSREGSFDRDPKRVMRHFLFTAPPMNHIIFRPQHLFVTDQGGSLQADMLGKVEEMQASYDAIAARIGVPTTALDHANRSRRGDYRDYYDQELIDGVAKIYARDLALFGYDY, from the coding sequence ATGATCGTTTCGCACAAGCACCGCTTCATCTTCGTCGCGATTCCCAAGACGGGGACGCATTCGGTGCGGCATGCGCTGCGCGGGCATATGGGCGAGGAGGACATGGAGCAGGCGCGGCTGTTCGTCGAGAAGAGCTTCCCGATCCCCGAGATTGCGCGCATGGGGCACGGCCATATCAGCTTCGCCGAGGTCCGGCCCTTCCTCGGCGAAGAGGCGTTCCAGAGCTATTTCAAATTCGCCTTCGTGCGCAATCCGTTCGATCGCTTCGTCTCCTACTGCGCCTTCGCCACCAGCCGCGAGGGCAGTTTCGATCGCGATCCGAAGCGCGTGATGCGGCATTTCCTGTTCACCGCGCCACCGATGAACCACATCATCTTTCGCCCGCAGCACCTGTTCGTCACCGATCAGGGCGGCAGCCTGCAGGCCGACATGCTCGGCAAGGTCGAGGAGATGCAGGCGTCGTACGACGCGATCGCGGCGCGCATCGGCGTTCCGACGACCGCGCTCGACCATGCCAACCGGTCGCGGCGCGGCGACTATCGCGACTATTACGACCAGGAGCTGATCGACGGCGTCGCGAAAATCTATGCCCGCGATCTGGCGCTTTTCGGCTATGATTACTGA
- a CDS encoding 2OG-Fe(II) oxygenase, which yields MALDFRLSDDLDWDVLRRQFAVRGRVEIAGLLAEGQAEALRAHLGARTDWKLVMNAGDKVYEMTRDALAALTPDQRRALERHIVDAGREGFQYRYESIRAPDGGDAASADPVARFVAFLSAPAVIERLNHVLGGGSATFADGQATSYDEGHFLTAHDDDVAGKRRQAAYVYSLMPRWRPEWGGLLLFHGDDGGIDEGFAPQMNALRLFAVPQLHSVSYVTPFAREPRLSITGWLRARG from the coding sequence ATGGCCCTGGACTTTCGGCTGTCCGACGATCTCGACTGGGACGTGCTGCGCCGGCAGTTCGCGGTGCGCGGCCGCGTCGAGATCGCCGGCCTGCTCGCCGAGGGCCAAGCCGAGGCGCTACGCGCGCATCTCGGCGCACGGACCGACTGGAAACTGGTGATGAATGCCGGCGACAAGGTCTATGAGATGACGCGCGATGCCCTGGCCGCGCTCACGCCCGATCAGCGCCGAGCGCTCGAACGCCATATCGTCGATGCCGGCCGCGAAGGCTTTCAATATCGCTACGAGTCGATCCGCGCGCCCGACGGCGGCGACGCGGCCAGCGCCGACCCGGTGGCGCGCTTCGTCGCCTTCCTCTCCGCCCCCGCAGTGATCGAGCGGCTGAACCATGTCCTCGGCGGCGGCAGCGCCACCTTCGCCGACGGCCAGGCGACCAGCTATGACGAGGGGCATTTCCTGACCGCGCACGACGACGATGTCGCGGGCAAGCGGCGGCAGGCGGCCTATGTCTATTCGCTGATGCCGCGCTGGCGGCCCGAATGGGGCGGATTGCTGCTGTTCCACGGCGACGACGGCGGCATCGACGAGGGCTTTGCGCCGCAGATGAACGCGCTGCGGCTCTTCGCGGTGCCGCAGCTGCACAGCGTGAGCTATGTCACGCCCTTCGCGCGCGAACCGCGGCTGTCGATCACCGGCTGGCTGCGCGCGCGCGGCTGA
- a CDS encoding aspartyl/asparaginyl beta-hydroxylase domain-containing protein — translation MKLGTPLVKLPRQYCAETLAKEVAALPQSAWLPHPGRLPGNDAVPLITPAGQVSNGFAGPMAPTDALDRCPYIKEILADLGAVWGRSRLMGLAPGAVVPEHVDVGYYWRTHIRIHIPVVTNPGVAFSCDSETVHMAPGECWLFDSFCLHNVKNAGDQKRVHLVLDTVGGEKLWAMIAEAKRHGRDAQPIETVAPGSVGYATPLAYEQVNLPAIMSVWEIRCHVDFLLRQCPPSPALDAATERLEQFANAWGALWAQHGTDTRGLAAYRALIEAVQRDLQRIGAQRILLIGNEVPLERALAELVFMVAAPNAAPAAAAA, via the coding sequence ATGAAGCTCGGGACGCCGCTGGTCAAATTGCCGCGGCAATATTGTGCGGAAACGCTGGCAAAAGAGGTGGCGGCGCTGCCCCAATCGGCGTGGCTGCCGCATCCGGGGCGGCTGCCCGGCAACGATGCGGTGCCGCTGATCACCCCGGCGGGGCAGGTGTCGAACGGCTTCGCGGGGCCGATGGCGCCGACCGATGCGCTCGATCGCTGCCCCTATATCAAGGAAATCCTCGCCGATCTCGGCGCGGTATGGGGACGCAGCCGGTTGATGGGGCTCGCGCCGGGCGCGGTGGTGCCCGAGCATGTCGACGTCGGTTATTATTGGCGGACGCACATCCGCATCCATATTCCCGTCGTGACCAATCCGGGGGTCGCCTTCAGCTGCGACAGCGAGACGGTGCATATGGCGCCGGGCGAATGCTGGCTGTTCGACAGCTTCTGCCTCCATAATGTGAAGAATGCCGGCGACCAGAAGCGCGTCCATCTGGTGCTCGACACCGTCGGCGGCGAGAAATTATGGGCGATGATCGCCGAGGCGAAGCGCCATGGCCGCGACGCGCAGCCGATCGAGACGGTGGCGCCGGGCTCGGTCGGCTATGCCACGCCGCTCGCTTATGAGCAGGTCAACCTGCCCGCGATCATGTCGGTGTGGGAGATCCGCTGCCATGTCGATTTCCTGCTCCGGCAATGCCCGCCGTCGCCCGCGCTCGATGCGGCGACCGAGCGGCTCGAGCAGTTCGCCAACGCCTGGGGCGCGCTCTGGGCGCAACATGGCACCGACACCAGGGGGCTCGCCGCCTATCGCGCGCTCATCGAGGCGGTCCAGCGCGACCTGCAGCGGATCGGGGCGCAGCGCATCCTGCTCATCGGCAACGAGGTACCGCTCGAGCGCGCGCTCGCCGAGCTCGTCTTCATGGTCGCCGCACCGAACGCCGCTCCCGCCGCCGCCGCGGCCTGA